The Arthrobacter oryzae DNA window TTCGTCTTCTCCGGCGGAGAACTGGGAGTCCTCGTAGAAGAAAAGTTCTTGCACATTGACCTCAAGGTCATACGCAAGGGGATCCAGGCATCGGCCGCACTCGCCGGTTACTTCGACGTGGGCGGTTCCTGATACCAGAATTCCTTCGTGTACGGCCTCCAGCCGCAGATCCAGCTCGACATCCGAGCCTTCCTGCACGCCAATGAGTGCCACACCAAGGTCACCTGGTGCGGGTACATGTTCCGTCAGCGTCCGCATGCTCCCCGGACTGCGTCCGAGGTCCTTGACGTCGAACGCCA harbors:
- a CDS encoding YceD family protein, translated to MAFDVKDLGRSPGSMRTLTEHVPAPGDLGVALIGVQEGSDVELDLRLEAVHEGILVSGTAHVEVTGECGRCLDPLAYDLEVNVQELFFYEDSQFSAGEDEEEQYRIEHDLIDLEPVLRDAVVTILPFQPVCREDCQGLCSECGIRLEDEPGHHHEVVDPRWAALADLAKPDRQN